The following coding sequences are from one Humulus lupulus chromosome X, drHumLupu1.1, whole genome shotgun sequence window:
- the LOC133804483 gene encoding uncharacterized protein LOC133804483 isoform X1: MSSAVMKHHEGDGGADPPPDPMQMQADCERVTTKTKRRGINKGFSTREARVALGRPLPLEWDVRGKTYKEIGDYSQHFSREIGILIRQYADPDYDRWDKLPSDVRDRILPRLEDDLFDIGRSRYASENLPGILLGIQRSCADRYSEWKNDLSTHLKKNGRAHPPDGLGMEKWQKALQYFDRPEVKRRSEINSANSAKQKQRSVQGSQSTLALRYKKRDLQTGCLAGVPEIWMATKYIDGEGWVSKAAKDNYEKMMEIRDTLQSQSSTSTSASSTIPREEDDIILVETIFGRRRGYQPGLGRRIRTRANCEAAGVPQPAQPPPTAQDMQEVKERLRAIEEHLARIGGVSGSGSSQQGHGVDPTTPS, translated from the exons ATGTCTTCTGCGGTTATGAAACATCACGAAGGTGATGGTGGGGCAGATCCTCCTCCAGATCCAATGCAGATGCAGGCTGATTGTGAGAGAG TGACGACTAAAACGAAAAGGCGTGGCATCAACAAAGGGTTTTCAACTCGAGAAGCTAGAGTTGCATTAGGTAGACCACTACCACTGGAATGGGATGTTCGAgggaagacttacaaagaaaTTGGTGATTATTCCCAACATTTCTCTAGAGAGATCGGCATTCTCATTCGACAATATGCCGATCCCGACTACGACCGATGGGATAAATTACCCAGCGATGTTAGGGATCGCATACTTCCTCGTCTAGAG GATGATTTATTCGACATTGGTCGAAGTCGATATGCCTCAGAGAACCTCCCCGGCATTCTTTTGGGCATTCAACGGTCGTGCGCTGATCGTTACTCGGAGTGGAAGAATGACTTGTCCACTCATTTAAAAAAGAATGGTCGAGCACATCCTCCTGATGGTTTGGGCATGGAGAAATGGCAGAAGGCGCTCCAGTATTTTGATCGCCCTGAAGTGAAG AGGCGTTCTGAGATTAACTCTGCGAACAGtgcaaaacaaaaacagagaagCGTGCAGGGCTCACAGTCTACGCTAGCCCTTCGTTACAAGAAG CGTGATTTACAAACTGGGTGTCTTGCTGGGGTTCCAGAGATTTGGATGGCGACTAAGTACATAGACGGGGAAGGTTGGGTGAGCAAGGCAGCAAAGGATAACTAT GAAAAGATGATGGAGATACGTGACACTCTGCAGTCACAATCATCTACGAGCACTTCTGCTTCGAGTACTATCCCGAGAGAAGAGGATGACATTATTCTTGTTGAGACGATCTTTGGACGTCGTCGAGGCTATCAGCCGGGCCTTGGTCGTAGGATTCGCACGAGGGCGAATTGTGAAGCGGCTGGTGTACCTCAACCAGCCCAACCACCTCCTACCGCACAAGACATGCAAGAGGTGAAGGAGCGACTCCGAGCCATAGAGGAGCACTTGGCTAGGATTGGTGGAGTCTCGGGATCTGGATCTTCTCAGCAAGGTCATGGTGTCGATCCTACAACACCTAGTTAA
- the LOC133804483 gene encoding uncharacterized protein LOC133804483 isoform X2 has protein sequence MSSAVMKHHEGDGGADPPPDPMQMQADCERVTTKTKRRGINKGFSTREARVALGRPLPLEWDVRGKTYKEIGDYSQHFSREIGILIRQYADPDYDRWDKLPSDVRDRILPRLEDDLFDIGRSRYASENLPGILLGIQRSCADRYSEWKNDLSTHLKKNGRAHPPDGLGMEKWQKALQYFDRPEVKRSVQGSQSTLALRYKKRDLQTGCLAGVPEIWMATKYIDGEGWVSKAAKDNYEKMMEIRDTLQSQSSTSTSASSTIPREEDDIILVETIFGRRRGYQPGLGRRIRTRANCEAAGVPQPAQPPPTAQDMQEVKERLRAIEEHLARIGGVSGSGSSQQGHGVDPTTPS, from the exons ATGTCTTCTGCGGTTATGAAACATCACGAAGGTGATGGTGGGGCAGATCCTCCTCCAGATCCAATGCAGATGCAGGCTGATTGTGAGAGAG TGACGACTAAAACGAAAAGGCGTGGCATCAACAAAGGGTTTTCAACTCGAGAAGCTAGAGTTGCATTAGGTAGACCACTACCACTGGAATGGGATGTTCGAgggaagacttacaaagaaaTTGGTGATTATTCCCAACATTTCTCTAGAGAGATCGGCATTCTCATTCGACAATATGCCGATCCCGACTACGACCGATGGGATAAATTACCCAGCGATGTTAGGGATCGCATACTTCCTCGTCTAGAG GATGATTTATTCGACATTGGTCGAAGTCGATATGCCTCAGAGAACCTCCCCGGCATTCTTTTGGGCATTCAACGGTCGTGCGCTGATCGTTACTCGGAGTGGAAGAATGACTTGTCCACTCATTTAAAAAAGAATGGTCGAGCACATCCTCCTGATGGTTTGGGCATGGAGAAATGGCAGAAGGCGCTCCAGTATTTTGATCGCCCTGAAGTGAAG agaagCGTGCAGGGCTCACAGTCTACGCTAGCCCTTCGTTACAAGAAG CGTGATTTACAAACTGGGTGTCTTGCTGGGGTTCCAGAGATTTGGATGGCGACTAAGTACATAGACGGGGAAGGTTGGGTGAGCAAGGCAGCAAAGGATAACTAT GAAAAGATGATGGAGATACGTGACACTCTGCAGTCACAATCATCTACGAGCACTTCTGCTTCGAGTACTATCCCGAGAGAAGAGGATGACATTATTCTTGTTGAGACGATCTTTGGACGTCGTCGAGGCTATCAGCCGGGCCTTGGTCGTAGGATTCGCACGAGGGCGAATTGTGAAGCGGCTGGTGTACCTCAACCAGCCCAACCACCTCCTACCGCACAAGACATGCAAGAGGTGAAGGAGCGACTCCGAGCCATAGAGGAGCACTTGGCTAGGATTGGTGGAGTCTCGGGATCTGGATCTTCTCAGCAAGGTCATGGTGTCGATCCTACAACACCTAGTTAA